Genomic DNA from Pseudomonas fluorescens:
GTCGGCGTGGTGCCGTCCATGGGCATTGCAGCGTTGAGCGCGTTCAAGAGCGTGAAGCGGCGGATGGAGAAAGTCGCCGAGGTCAACGGCATCACTATTTATGACGACTTCGCCCACCACCCGACCGCTATCGCGACCACCCTCGACGGTTTGCGCAAGCGCATCGGCGATGCACCACTGATTGCGATCATCGAGCCGCGCTCCAACTCCATGAAGCTCGGCGCGCACCGTGATGGCCTGCCGGAAAGCGTGGTCGATGCCGACCAGGTGATCTGGTACGCACCGGCCAACCTCGGCTGGGACCTCGGCGCCACCGCCGCGCTGTGCACGGTGCCGTCGATTGTCAGTGATTCCCTGGAAGGTATCATCGAGCGCGTGAAGAGCCAGGCCCAGCCCGGCACCCACGTGGTGATCATGAGCAATGGCGGCTTCGGCGGCCTGCACGGCAAACTGGCCGAGGCCCTGAAATGAACACTCACTTGGAGGGCAGTGGCCCGGAACGCATTACCCTGGCGATGACCGGTGCTTCCGGTGTCCAGTACGGCTTGCGCCTGCTCGATTGCCTGGTGCGGGAAGACCGCGAGGTGCACTTCCTCATCTCCAAGGCCGCGCAACTGGTGATGGCCACCGAGACCGACGTGACCCTGCCGTCCAAGACCCAGATGATGCAGGCTTTCCTCACCGAATACACCGGTGCGGCGGCGGGGCAGATTCGCGTGTATGGCAAGGAAGACTGGATGTCGCCGGTGGCCTCGGGCTCCGGGGCGCCGGCGGCCATGGTGGTGGTGCCCTGTTCCACCGGGACGCTGTCGGCGATTGCCACCGGGGCCTGCAACAACCTGATCGAACGGGCCGCGGACGTCACGCTCAAGGAGCGCCGCCAGTTGATCCTGGTGCCGCGGGAAGCGCCGTATTCGAGCATTCACCTGGAGCACATGCTCAAGTTGTCGAACATGGGCGTGACCATCCTGCCGGCGTCGCCGGGTTTTTATCACCAACCGCAGACCATCGATGACCTGATCGATTTCGTGGTCGCGCGGATTCTCAACCTGCTGAACATCCCTCAAGACATGTTGCCGCGCTGGGGCGAGCATCATTTGAGCAGCGATGAATAAGCTGCTGATCGTGCTGCTGGCGCTGCAATTGACCGGCTGCGCCACCGCCCGCACCCTCGACGCCGCCAAGCCTGGCGCGCCGGTGGTGTACGCCGGCACGCGCCTGGATCTGTACGCCCTCAACGGCGGCTGCTGCGCCAAGGACCGCTTTGGCGCCGAGGCGCCGAGTTACCCAGGTCTCGATCTGCCGGGCAGTGCGCTGCTCGATACCTTGTTGTTGCCGTTGTCGTTGTTCACGGCGATAGGCGTGGGGTTTCAGGCGACTGGCGGGTTGTAGCGCCAGCTCTCCGGTTGAGAAGATCTAGCTGTGTTGAGGAGATTCCTGTGGCAAGGGAATCTCCTGTGGTGAGGAAGCTCCTCTGGCAGGTGAACGCCTGTGGCGAGGGGATTTATCCCCGCTGGACTGCGAAGCAGTCCCAAAACCGGAGCACGCGGAGTATCAGACTGATCGAGTTAGCTGCCTTAGGGGCCGCTTCGCGGCCCAGCGGGGATAAATCCCCTCGCCACAATTCCCTTACACCACATACCTATTTCCCCAGCTTACGCAACTCATCCGACTCCACCACCCGCACCCCGTCCTGCTCTTCCAGCGCCAGACGCCACATGGCCCGGGCCAGTTGGCAGGCTTCGATGCCGTGGTACTTGCCTGGAATCAGCTTCGACAAGGGCCCGGCCAGTTGCTCGGCCAGGCGCGGTTCAACCCGGTCTCCCAGCAGCAGGGAAGGCCGGCAAATGGTCAGTTGCGGCCAGCCCTGGGCCTTGAGTGCGGCCTCCATTTCGCCTTTGACCCGGTTGTAGAAGATCGATGACTTGGCGTCGGCTCCCAGTGCGCTGATCACCACCAGGTGCCGTGCGCCCAACTCCCGGGCGCGCTTGGCAAACGCCACGACCAGGCCCAGGTCTATCGCGCGGAAGGCGGCTTCAGAGCCGGCTTTCTTGATGGTTGTGCCGAGGCAGCAGAAGGCGATGTCGACCTGGCCACTGAGTTGTGGCAGCACCTGGGCCGGCTCCCCAACCGGATTTTCCAAGTGTGGATGTTCAGCCAGTGGCCGACGTGAAGGCGCCAATACGCGAGTGATGGTCGGCTCATTGAGCAGCCGGTCCAACAGGTGTTCCCCGGTCAGCCCGGTAGCACCGGCGAGCAAAACATGCTGAGGCGTCAAGTACATAGTGTTTCCCCCTTGATACGGTTCAGCTTAGTTGCTCTTTGTGGCCTCGTCGTTCAATGCAGCACTTTGCAACGCTTTACGTGCCTGCTGTTTGCGCAGCAGTTGCCAGTGGGAAAGGACCGTCCTCGGCGCCCACATCTGCGGTTCGGACGCTTCGAAGTTGTCGGCCTGTTCGCGTTCGGCAACGGTGGCCTTGGCTCGCTTGAAGGCCTGCTCCAGGTCGTCGGTCTGGTTCAATGCCTGGGCGAACAGCGCATCGCCAAAATAGGTGAAGTTGGCTTCCTCGGAGCAGCCGAAGGACACTCGGTCGGCCCGGGAGGCGGTCATGATCAATGTGCGTTCATCCTTGAGTGCCGGGATGAAGCCGCCGGAATAACAGGCCGAGATCACCACGATCTTGTCGCGGTTCTTCAGTGGCGCCAGCACCACGGCCAGTTCATCGGCGGGCAGGTCGGCCAGTTCCATGCGCGGCTGGTCGAGCACCAGTTCATGTTCGCTGGTGCCGTGGCTGGTCAGGTAGAGGAAGATAAGGTCTTCCGGACCACTGCGTTCGGCCAGGGTGGCAGCGGCGCGGCGCAGGCTTTCGCGGCTGGCCATGGGCCGGTCGCCGAGGTGATCGCGGTGGTTGACCAGGCGGATCTGCCCGAACGCGCCGAAACGGCTGGCGAGCATGTTGGCGACATAGTCGGACTCGCGCAGGAACACGCTTTGCTTGCCGTCGCCGCCCAGGGTCAGGCTGTACAGCTCCACCGCCGGGGTCGAGGCCGGGATGTTGGCGAGGGCATCGTCCAGCAGGCGACCTTGGGCCAGCAAGCCGAGTTCGAGCACATCCGGCAGCAGCCTGCCATCCGCGTCGCGCACCCGTTGGCCGTTGGCCCAGGTGCCGCTTTGCACGGTGCCGTCGGTCAGCGCCAGGGTGCCGCGCCCGTGGTAGCTGTCGCTTTCGAACTGGCCGACGTAAAAACTGCCGTCGGGCAGGTTCAGACGGCCCTCGCCGGTAAAGCGCCAATCATTGAATTGTCCGAGATAGTGGCTGCCGTCGGCGCCGATCAGTTCGCCCTTGCCGGTCAGCGCGCCATCCTTGAATTGGCCGATCCAGACATCGCCGTCGGCATTTTCGTAGCGCCCGCGACCGTTGAGCTGGTTGTTCTTGAAGCCGCCGATGTAGACATCGCCCTCGGCACTGTTGAAGGTGCCCTTGCCCTGCAGTTGGCCATCGACAAAATGCCCGGTGAACTGGTTGCCGCTGGCGTCGAAGCGCTGGCCTTCACCGTTGGGCTTGCCGTTGGCGAAGGGGCCTTGGTACTGGCTGCCGTCGTCGAGCTCCAGGCGTCCGAGGCCGGAATAGCGGTCGGCCTTGAACTCGCCCCGGTAGGTCATGCCGTTTTCCTTGAGCGTCCCTTCACCGTCCCGCCGCCCGAGCTTGAAGCCGCCGGTGTAGCTGCTGGTCGGTGTGGTCAGGCTGCCCTGGCCATGGAACAGGCCCTGCTGGAACTGGCCGCGATAGACCTCGCCATTGCTGCCATGCCATTCCCCGGTGCCGTGCCACTGGCCTTTGTCGAACTGCCCGGTGTACCAGCTGCCATTGGGGTAATCGATGCGCCCCTGGCCCTGCAGCAAGCCGTCCACCAGGTCGCCGCGATAGCGTCCGCCGTCGGGCAGGCGCGCGTCGGGAGGCAGCGGCGATTCGCCGTTGCCACAGGCGGTGAGCAACAAGATTAGGGTCAGGGGAACAAGTAAGCGCATAACGGGATCCAGGTCATCAGGCCACGAGTATGCCGCAGCTATGCGCGTTGAACATAGAGAAGCGATGCGAAACTGCACGAGCGGTTTCGCGACCGCATAGGTTTACACGAAGCAGAGCGACAGCGGCTCGGCGATGTAGGCCGGTTTTTCCGAGCCTTCGATTTCCAGCGTGGCGGTGGCCTTGAGCAGCCATTGGCCAGGTTTTTTCTCGGTGACTTCCACCAGGTCGACCTTGAGCCGGACCTTGGAATCGACCTTCACCGGTTGGATGAAGCGCACGCTGTCCAGCCCGTAGTTGACGACCATTTTCACGCCCTCGGGCAGGATCAGGATGTCTTCCATCAGCTTGGGCATCAGCGACAGCGACAGGAAACCGTGGGCAATGGTGCTGCCGAACGGGGTCTGCGCGGCCTTGACCGGATCGACGTGGATGAACTGAAAGTCGCCAGTGGCTTCGGCGAACAGGTTGATGCGGTCCTGGTCGATGGTGAGCCATTCGGAACGTCCAAGTTCCTTGCCGACATAATCTTTGAGCGCTGCAACGGGGACGTAGGGCATTGAGACTCTCCTTGGGTTCATCTGTTTTACTTTTTCTGGAGCGGGGATCGGCATCCCCGGAGAACCACTGTAGATCAACATGGCGCGCAAGTAAGGTCACCGAACATGCTTTTTACGAATGCCGACCCATAGCGCGGGCATGCTTATAATGCCGGCGCGTGTGCGTTTGATTCCGTGGCGAGGGAGCTTGCTCCCGTTGGGCTGCGCAGCGGCCCCATTTTTTTATGAGCGCTGCGCACTCAAGCGGGAGCAAGCTCCCTCGCCACACCGTCACGCCGTGAACCGAATTGGCGCGTTCATTGGATCTGTTGCAGGGGGAGAGAGCGGATGTTGCTACGGGGCCTGACCTGGCTGGTGCTGTTTCAATTGCTGGGCACTGCGATCAATCATTTGTTCCTGCCCGTGTTGCCGGGGCCGATCATCGGCCTGCTGTTGCTGCTGGGCTATCTGGTCATGCGCGGCGAAGTCAGCGAGCCGCTGAACCTGGCCGCCGGCAGCCTGCTGCGTTATCTGCCATTGCTGCTGGTGCCGCCTGCGGTGGGGGTGATGGTCTATGCCCGGGCCATTGCCGCCGATTTCTGGGCCATCGTCGGCGCGTTGACGTTGTCCCTGGTGCTGTCCGTGGCGTTGACGGGGGTGCTGATGCAGCGCCTGGCCCGGCGTCACATTGCCGCCCCGGAGGACAGCCAATGATGCTCGACTGGCAAGGTGCCTGGACCTCGGTGATCCACCATCCGCTGTTTGGCATCGGCATTACCCTGGGCGCCTATCAACTGGTGCTGGCGGCGTTCGAAAAGACTCGCTGGGTGTTCCTGCAACCGGTGCTGATGTCGATGGTGCTGTTGATCATCGTGCTGGTCGGCTGCGGCATCGACTATGCCGAATACCGCAAGAGCACCGAGATCCTCAGCATCCTGCTGGGGCCGGCCACGGTCGCCCTGGCGGTGCCGTTGTATTTGAACTTGCGACGGATCCGGCAGTTGTTCTGGCCGATTTTTACTACGCTGGTGATAGCCGGGGTGTTTGCCACGGGCTCTGCTGTGGTGTTGGGCTGGGCTTTCGGTGCCGAGCACATGATTCTGATGACCATGGCGCCCAAGTCCGTGACCTCGCCGATCGCCATGCTGGTGGCCGAGCAGATCGGCGGTGTGGCGGCGATGGCGGCGGTGTTTGTGTTGATTACCGGTGTGCTCGGGGCGATCCTCGGTCCGGGCATTCTGACGAAGCTGGGTGTCCACAGTCCTGAGGCCCGGGGCATGGCCCTGGGGCTGGCGGCCCATGCGGTGGGTACGTCGGTGGCATTGCAGGAAAGCGAGGAGACAGGCGCCTTCGCGGCGCTGGCGATGAGTCTGATGGGCGTGGCCACGGCGGTGTTGCTGCCGTTGGTGGTGTCGATGACGGTTTAAGGAACTGGTTATGAGCTTGCCGCTTTTCCCGTTGAACACCGTGCTGTTCCCCGGTTGCATCCTCGATTTGCAGATTTTCGAGGCGCGTTACCTCGACATGATCGGGCGCTGCATGAAAAAGGGCGAAGGCTTCGGCGTGGTGTGCATCCTCGATGGCGAGGAAGTCGGCATCGCGCCTGAAGGCTACGCGCGGGTCGGTTGTGAGGCGCGTATCACTGATTTCTCCCAGCAGGACAATGGTCTGCTGGGCATTCGCGTGCAGGGCGGGCGGCGCTTTATCGTCCATGGCAGCAGCGTCCAGGCGGATCAACTGACGGTCGCTGAAGTCGAGTGGCTGGAAGAAGAACCGGAGCAACCGCTGCAAGAGGAAGACGCCGACCTGGTGGCGCTGCTCAAGGCCCTGGCCGAGCACCCGATGGTCGAGGCGTTGAACATGGGCACCGAAGCGACCGGTCAGCAGTCGCTGGCCAATCAACTGGCTTACCTGCTGCCGTTCAACGAATTGGACAAGATCGACCTGCTGCAACTCGATGATCCGCAACAGCGCCTGGATGCGATCCAGGCCTTGCTCGATGAACTGCAGGGCGAGCTCTTCGCCTGACTCAACTCATATTTCACTGAGTAACACTGATCCCACATGGATCTCCAGTGTTCATTGGCGCGCCGCTCAATAGGCATACCGCAACATCGCATGCGGCAAGTGCCGTAGCGCGAAGAAGCTGAACACCGCCACCAGCGCGGGCAGGATCAGCCACCAGACTTTCGGCGACATGGCCGGTAGCGGGGTCTGGCGCTGGTTCAGCCACAGGGCGGCCGCACAGATGCTGGCGGCGAGCATCGCCCCGGCGACGATGTCGCTCGGCCAATGCGCGCCCAGGTAAACCCGCGACAGGGCGATGGCCAGCGCCGGCAGGCAGCCCAGCAGCAGCCAGGTCAGGCGCAGGCGTGGCGGTTGACCACGGCCGGCCAGGACGGCGAGGGTCAGGAACAGCGCGAATGCCCCGGAGGAGTGGCCGCTGGGCATGCTGTAGCTGGTCAGCGGGTCGGTGAGGATTTCCGGGCGCACACGGGCAAAGAAGTGTTTGCTGCCCGTGTTGGCCAGGGAGGTGAGCAGCATCGTGCCCCCGGCAAAGATCGCCTGCCGCCATTGCCGTGCCAACAGCAATAACCCGGTCAACAGGCTGCAGACAATCAGCATGTAGCGGAATTCGCCGATCAGCGTGAAGGTCACGGCGATTTCATCCAGCGTCGCGCTGCGATGCTCCTGGACGAGGGCCATCAAGCCTTGGTCGAACGCCGTCAGGTAACGAAAACCGATGAACAGGCCGATCAGGATCACGAGGCCAAGGCCGGCGATCAGCGCCGTGGCATGGCGATGACGACGCAGGCTGCTGTTGACGCTCAGCCCGATCATCACCGCGATGCTGCCGATGACCACGCCGGCCTGTGGCCAGAAGCCTTCAGGCAGCGGCAGGCGAAACGCCGCCCCGGTGGCCCAGCCCGGCAGCAGGTACGCCACGGTCCAGCCCGCCGCGGCCAACACGCTGACGGCGGCGAAGCGTGGGAACGGCATGTCGCACATTCCGGCCACCATCGGCAACATGGGCCGTAGCGGGCCGATAAAACGCCCCACCAGCAGGCTGGCGATGCCGTAGCGCTGGAAATAGTTTTCCGCCGCGCTCATCCATTCCGGGTGATGCCGCAGCCCGGGCAGGCGGCGGATGTTCTGGTGGAAATGCCGGCCGAGGAAGTACGACACCAGGTCCCCGAGCAGCCCGCCAAGCAGGCCCAGCAGCAACGTCTCGCCCAAGGACAACGCGCCGCTGCCGGCCAGCACGGCGATGGCAAACAACAGCACGGTACCCGGCACGATCAGGCCGGCGATGGCCAGGCACTCCACGCAGGCGACGATGAACACCGCCACC
This window encodes:
- the ubiX gene encoding flavin prenyltransferase UbiX; translated protein: MNTHLEGSGPERITLAMTGASGVQYGLRLLDCLVREDREVHFLISKAAQLVMATETDVTLPSKTQMMQAFLTEYTGAAAGQIRVYGKEDWMSPVASGSGAPAAMVVVPCSTGTLSAIATGACNNLIERAADVTLKERRQLILVPREAPYSSIHLEHMLKLSNMGVTILPASPGFYHQPQTIDDLIDFVVARILNLLNIPQDMLPRWGEHHLSSDE
- a CDS encoding YceK/YidQ family lipoprotein translates to MNKLLIVLLALQLTGCATARTLDAAKPGAPVVYAGTRLDLYALNGGCCAKDRFGAEAPSYPGLDLPGSALLDTLLLPLSLFTAIGVGFQATGGL
- a CDS encoding oxidoreductase; its protein translation is MYLTPQHVLLAGATGLTGEHLLDRLLNEPTITRVLAPSRRPLAEHPHLENPVGEPAQVLPQLSGQVDIAFCCLGTTIKKAGSEAAFRAIDLGLVVAFAKRARELGARHLVVISALGADAKSSIFYNRVKGEMEAALKAQGWPQLTICRPSLLLGDRVEPRLAEQLAGPLSKLIPGKYHGIEACQLARAMWRLALEEQDGVRVVESDELRKLGK
- a CDS encoding C13 family peptidase; this translates as MRLLVPLTLILLLTACGNGESPLPPDARLPDGGRYRGDLVDGLLQGQGRIDYPNGSWYTGQFDKGQWHGTGEWHGSNGEVYRGQFQQGLFHGQGSLTTPTSSYTGGFKLGRRDGEGTLKENGMTYRGEFKADRYSGLGRLELDDGSQYQGPFANGKPNGEGQRFDASGNQFTGHFVDGQLQGKGTFNSAEGDVYIGGFKNNQLNGRGRYENADGDVWIGQFKDGALTGKGELIGADGSHYLGQFNDWRFTGEGRLNLPDGSFYVGQFESDSYHGRGTLALTDGTVQSGTWANGQRVRDADGRLLPDVLELGLLAQGRLLDDALANIPASTPAVELYSLTLGGDGKQSVFLRESDYVANMLASRFGAFGQIRLVNHRDHLGDRPMASRESLRRAAATLAERSGPEDLIFLYLTSHGTSEHELVLDQPRMELADLPADELAVVLAPLKNRDKIVVISACYSGGFIPALKDERTLIMTASRADRVSFGCSEEANFTYFGDALFAQALNQTDDLEQAFKRAKATVAEREQADNFEASEPQMWAPRTVLSHWQLLRKQQARKALQSAALNDEATKSN
- a CDS encoding MaoC family dehydratase, yielding MPYVPVAALKDYVGKELGRSEWLTIDQDRINLFAEATGDFQFIHVDPVKAAQTPFGSTIAHGFLSLSLMPKLMEDILILPEGVKMVVNYGLDSVRFIQPVKVDSKVRLKVDLVEVTEKKPGQWLLKATATLEIEGSEKPAYIAEPLSLCFV
- a CDS encoding CidA/LrgA family protein, coding for MLLRGLTWLVLFQLLGTAINHLFLPVLPGPIIGLLLLLGYLVMRGEVSEPLNLAAGSLLRYLPLLLVPPAVGVMVYARAIAADFWAIVGALTLSLVLSVALTGVLMQRLARRHIAAPEDSQ
- a CDS encoding LrgB family protein — encoded protein: MMLDWQGAWTSVIHHPLFGIGITLGAYQLVLAAFEKTRWVFLQPVLMSMVLLIIVLVGCGIDYAEYRKSTEILSILLGPATVALAVPLYLNLRRIRQLFWPIFTTLVIAGVFATGSAVVLGWAFGAEHMILMTMAPKSVTSPIAMLVAEQIGGVAAMAAVFVLITGVLGAILGPGILTKLGVHSPEARGMALGLAAHAVGTSVALQESEETGAFAALAMSLMGVATAVLLPLVVSMTV
- a CDS encoding LON peptidase substrate-binding domain-containing protein, whose translation is MSLPLFPLNTVLFPGCILDLQIFEARYLDMIGRCMKKGEGFGVVCILDGEEVGIAPEGYARVGCEARITDFSQQDNGLLGIRVQGGRRFIVHGSSVQADQLTVAEVEWLEEEPEQPLQEEDADLVALLKALAEHPMVEALNMGTEATGQQSLANQLAYLLPFNELDKIDLLQLDDPQQRLDAIQALLDELQGELFA
- a CDS encoding bifunctional DedA family/phosphatase PAP2 family protein encodes the protein MGPWLDSITGWLTVNPQWLAVAVFIVACVECLAIAGLIVPGTVLLFAIAVLAGSGALSLGETLLLGLLGGLLGDLVSYFLGRHFHQNIRRLPGLRHHPEWMSAAENYFQRYGIASLLVGRFIGPLRPMLPMVAGMCDMPFPRFAAVSVLAAAGWTVAYLLPGWATGAAFRLPLPEGFWPQAGVVIGSIAVMIGLSVNSSLRRHRHATALIAGLGLVILIGLFIGFRYLTAFDQGLMALVQEHRSATLDEIAVTFTLIGEFRYMLIVCSLLTGLLLLARQWRQAIFAGGTMLLTSLANTGSKHFFARVRPEILTDPLTSYSMPSGHSSGAFALFLTLAVLAGRGQPPRLRLTWLLLGCLPALAIALSRVYLGAHWPSDIVAGAMLAASICAAALWLNQRQTPLPAMSPKVWWLILPALVAVFSFFALRHLPHAMLRYAY